The Methylomarinum sp. Ch1-1 genome contains the following window.
CGCCTATGACCTGGCAAGTCGTGTAATATCATCACGCCACCGTTCGTCATGGTCGGGCGCCGCCTGAAATCCTCATTGACAGGATAATAAATGGTGCTTTTTGGTTGCCAGCGCTGACGCCGGCTCGTAACGGTATTGAACGGGTTCTGATACAATCGACCCTATAATAATAAACAGTCTAGAGTAAAAAAGAGGAATTTATGCGAATCCGGAAACTGTTGCCTGCCTTGGTGGGTGCGACCATCGTTATCGCTATAGTTTTATACGTTGCGTTCTATTTCGTATTTCTCGATCTTTTTGTCGATCTCTGGTGGTTCCGTTCGCTGCAATATGAAGCCTATTTCTGGCTGAGATTGTTGTATCGCTTTATTCTTTCCGGCGGCGTCACGCTGTTTTTCTTCGCGGTATTCTTTTTTCATTTCTGGATCGCCTCGCGTTACCTGGGGCTGAATCCGCCCGATGCGGTGTTGCTCGATGCCGATAAAAGACGACGTTTTCAAAGTTTTGCCGATGTTTTCATGAGCGGTTCGTCGAAAGTTTATACGCCGTTATCTTTTTTTCTGGCCGTGTTCATCGCGATTCCGTTTTACGAGCAGTGGGAAAAGGCGCTGTTGTTTTTCTTCGGCAGCGCCTCCGGTATCGTCGAACCGGTTTTTGAGCAGGACGTCAGTTTCTATATGCTCTCCTATCCGATTTTTATGCTGATTCAACAGGAGCTGTTGTCGACGGCGATTATTCTGTTTTTCCTGGTTGGAGGGTTGTATTGGCTGGAGCACATCTTTGTGCCGAATCAAAGCAAGGAATATCCATTAGGCGCGAAGATCCATCTAACGATGCTGCTCGGCTTCATCGTGCTGTTTGTGATTTGGGGCTTCTTGCTGGAACGTTACTCGCTATTGTATGTCGATTCGCATGAGCCGGTTTTTTTCGGCCCGGGTTTTGTCGAAATGCGTTATCAATTACCGCTGATTTGGTTGTCGATCTTATTTTTCCTGGCGATGGCCGTTGCCGGGATGGTGTTTATTTTTTCCGAAAAGCACCGTATCAAGATGCCGTTGATTATTTGCGCTATCGGTTTCGTTTGCGTCGTCGGCTTAAGGAAAGTGGAGTTCATCCCGCAATTGATGACGACCTTCATCGTCAAGCCGAATCCGGTCAAAACGGAAGGCGTGTTCATGCAGCATAATATCGATGCGACGCTGGATGCCTATGATTTGAACAATATCAAGACCATCGAGACCACGGTCAGCTTGGATGCGACTAAGGACATCGAAGAGTGGTCGACGAAAAAACATTTCGAAAACATTCCGGTCTGGGACAGGGAGTTTTTGACCGATGTCTATATGCAATTGCAGGGGATCCGGCCTTATTATCGTTTCCCGGCTGTCGATGAGGATCGCTATTTTCTGAATAATCATTATCAACAGGTCAACTTGGCGGCACGGGAAATGAATATCAAGAAATTGCCGGCGGAAGCGCAAAACTGGGAAAACACGCATTTACGCTACACCCATGGTTATGGCGCGGTCGTGACGCCGGCCGCCCAAGATGCCGGCAAACCGATAATCTGGTATCTGCGCGACCTGAACATGACTTCCGACGCCGGTTTTAAGGTCAAGTATCCCGACATTTATTACGGCCAGGAGCCGTATCATTACGCGATCATGCCGAACCAGCTGACCGTCGCCGGCCTATCCAGCTCAGATCCGGGGACCGGGAGTCAATATGTCGGCTCCGGCGGTGTGCCCATTCCGGGCTATTTCAGAAAGATCCTGTTCGCGTTCTATTTCAAAGACGAAAAAATCTTCTTTTCGACCAATATCTCGACCAGAAGCAAGATGATGATACGGCGCAATCTCATCGACCGGATCAATGCGCTGACGCCGTTTCTGCATCTGGACAAAGACCCTTATCTGGTCATCGATAAAGACCGCTTTTATTGGATTCAAGATGCCTATACGACTTCGGATAAGTATCCCGTCTCCAAGCCGGCGGCGGATGATTTCCTCGACGCTAAACTGGACTTTAATTATATCCGCAACTCGGTGAAGATCGTCGTCGACGCCTATGATGGTTCGGTGGATTTTTATATTTCGGAGCCCGATGATCCGATCATTAAGGGCTACAATCTCGCCTATCCGGGCTTGTTTAAAGACCTGGATGAAATGCCTCTGGAATTGAAAAAACATCTGCGTTATCCGCGTGATTTGTTTTATATGCAAATGAAGGTCTATGCCAAATATCACCAGATCACGCCGGAGCTGTTTTATGAGCAGGCGGAAACTTGGCAGCACGCGACCGTCAACAAACAACAAGTCAGGCCCTATTTCATCACGATGGATTTCGGGAACTGCAATGATCGGGAAGAGTTTGTGATGATCAACCCGATGACGCCGATCAATCGCGACAACCTCAGTATGATTGGGATTGCCGGCACCCTGAATAGAGAGCAGTGTGGCGTCTCCTATGACCCTGGCGTGACCATCTACAAATTTAGCAAGGATGTTCAGGTCAACGGGCCGGCTCAGGTCGATGCGTTGATCGATCAGGATCCTGATGTTTCCGAACAGTTCACGCTATGGGATCAGCATGGATCCAGCGTTCAGCGTGGCAGGATGGTGATCTTGCCGATGGGGAATTCGATACTCTATGTTCAGCCGATCTATATGTTGTCGACCAAAACCAGGATACCGGAATTAACGCGGGTCATCGTTTCGATTGGCAACCAGGTGGTGATGGACAAGACATTATGGTCGGCCTTCAATCGCCTGAAAAAGCTGTTTATCAAGGAAGTCAAAGATGCCGCCGGTTCCGGCACCACCGTTGGAGACTAGCGGCTTGCTCCGGGAGGGGGATTCCGATGACAGGCCTTAACTAAGCAGCATGCCGCAGAGTCTGTCCTCGATTTCCATTCGATAGGCTAGGCTTTCGCCCAGTTTGGACAAGTCGGCTTCCAGTTTATCGACGGTGAATTTGCGTTTACCTTGGTCGTAGCGGTCATTGAAGGTGATCACCGCGTCGGTGGTTTTGGAGAATTCAGGATAAATGTTCTGGGCGTCGGTTAGCAGGCGCGCCCTGCGTTCGCATCCCGCCAGCAAGCGATCGTAAATCCCGAAGTGTCCCAGCGATACATAGTCAACGATGATTTCGGCAAATTGCTTCAGTATCGGTTTGAGGGCGGCATGGTCGTCGAAAGGCTTTAAACGTCCAATTTGGCAATACAAAGACCAGAGTTCTTGTCTTTGTTGCTGTAATTCTGTGATCAAACACTGGATATGTTGACGCCTTTCAGGGTGGAATTTGATTGCAGCAGACATTTTGACCTCCGTTGGAATTAGCGAAATTAAATTTATGTCAAATATCAAGAAAATTCAACAATTAATTAAAATTTAAGGAAAATATGTTAGCTGTGTCCGTGGTCATTCCCACCTACAATCGCCGTGATCGTCTGCAAAGAGCGCTAGCTTCGGTGTTTGCGCAGAGCTATGCCGCCCGCGAAGTGATTGTCGTTGACGACGGCTCGACCGACGGGAGCGGGGCGATGGTCGAGGAACTTTTCCCATCGGTGCGTTATCATTATCAGGCTAATAAAGGCGTCAGTTCCGCCCGCAATGTCGGCATCGGTCTTGCGACAGGTGACTGGATCGCCTTCCTGGATTCCGATGACGAGTGGTTGCCGGATAAATTGACTACACAAGTTGCAAGGCTAAGCGAGCAGACCGATATCAAGGTCTGTCATACCGAGGAAATCTGGATGCGTAATGATAAACGGGTGAATCCGATGCGCAAACATCGTAAAGCAGGCGGCTGGATCTTTCGCAATTGTCTGCCTTTATGCGCGATGTCGCCTTCGTCTATCATGATTCAGCGCAGCGTTTTTGCCGCGGTGGGGGGCTTCGATGAATCCCTGCCGGCTTGTGAGGATTACGATTTATGGTTGCGTATCACGGCTCGCTATCCGGTGTTATTCGTTGAACAGGCGCAGATCATCAAATACGGGGGGCACGAAGATCAATTGTCGAGAAAATATTGGGGCATGGATCGATTCAGAATCTATGCATTGGAGAAGATTATTGATGAAGGCGGCTTGTCCAAGGACGACCGCGTCGCCGCCATGCAGATGCTAGTGAAAAAATGTCGAATCTACCGGCAGGGTGCGTTAAAACGTGACAAGCAACAAGAAGCTAGCCATTATCAGCAATTGATTGAACGTTTCACAGCGGCATGAACATTATGGAGCCCGCGGTGTTTATTTTTTGCGCATTGGAATGCGAGGCAAAACCATTGCTTAACCAATACGGTTTGAAAAAATGGCGGCAGCCGCATTCGTTTGCCATTTACCGCGCGGAGGACAGAGTGCTGGTCGTCAGCGGTGTCGGTAAAACCGCGATGGCCGGCGCGGTTGGCTATGCGATGGCTATCTTTCAGCCGCTTAATCCGGTGTTGATCAACTTGGGCATTGCCGGGCATAGAGACATCCCGACAGGTTCCTTGGTCATGGCCGATACCGTCATTGATGCGGATAATCAAGAGAAAAGGTTTTATCCTCAATGGATCGGACGCTGGCCTTGTCAAAGCAGGCCACTATCTACGCTGGCGCAACCTGATTTTTCCTATTCGGGCGATTCTTTATATGACATGGAAGGGGCTGCGTTTTATCAAATAGCGCTTAAATTCAGCAGCAGTGAATTGATTCATTGTATAAAAGTGATTTCCGACAACCTCGATCAGTCGGCTAAGCACATCAATGCAAAAGCCGTGAGCAGCTGGGTGGCGAAGCAATTGCCGGCGACCGATGCGATCATCGCCCGCTTGCTTGCGTGCAGACAGCAAACGACGGAACTGCCGCCGAAGTATTATCAAAGCTTAATCGAACGTTACCACTTTAGCGTCAGCGGACGAATCAAATTGAAATCCTTGTTGCAGCGCTGGGAGGTCGTCAGCGATAGAGCGCCGCTAACGTTCGATCAGCAAGCGTTTAGCGACGCTAAACAGTTATTGCGCTGGTTGGAACGACAGATAGCCGGTCGGTCGTTCTATTTATAAGCCGAGTTCGGTATAAGGTAACTATTCAGCTTGATTTACTATCAATTGCTTGTGGAAGAAGTGTGTGCGACAGGGATGTCGCATCCAAGCCTATAGGGGCATATTCACCCAGCACCTAAATTCCATAGGCTAATAGCTGCGATAAATCATCTTCGTTTATTTAGGTGCTGGGTGAACGGCGTCTTCTGTAGCAAGTAACGGATAGAAAAGAGTTTTGATGCTGAATGGTTAAATAAATCCTTGCTTCGTGATGGCGATGACGAAAATTAAGATAAAACTAGCGACTGCCGCGGCAAAGGCCAGCCAACGTTTATTGCCGCTGCTGCGCATCGTCATGATGGCAAACGCTATGTACAGCACCAGCACGATCAGTTTACTGATGATCCAGCCATATTCGCCCGCCAACCAGTTGCCTTGAAACACCAATGCGATGCCGCTCAGCAACAGCAGCGTGTCGATGATATGCGGAGCAATTTTAAACAGCTTACGTTGCAATAGCTCCGCGTTAAATTGCAATAATGCGACCCGACCGATAAAACTGGAGAAAGAGGCGAGGATAAAAAAAACATGGATCAATTTGAGCATGGGAATTCCCGATAGCGTATAAATAGCTGATTATACCGTTAGATTCAACGATGCTACCAGCATAAGCCTAGCGTCATGAATATGGTCACCAGAGCCAAAGTGGCGATATTTTGTAAAATCTCATCCCAATTATGGCGGGGGGCTTCATTCATCAGTTCTTGGATTCTGTTGTGAACTTGATCCTGCATGTGGATACGAGACATCATGTGATTTACCTCTAATGATTAGCGATGTTGATAACTTCTCATTTGACCAACCAGCACCCCTTGGATTTCGACTTGGTTCGGGTGAAAACGCATCGGCTTGATGGTTTTGTTGGCCGGGATTAATACCGTTTCGTGGGGGTATTGTTCAATATATTTAAGCGTGGCATTATTTTTATCGATCAGGGCGACGACAATTTCGCCATTTCTGGCGTGACTGCGTTGTTCGATCACGACCCAATCGCCGTCAAAAATACCGGCGTCGATCATCGAATCCCCTTTGACCTGCAAGACATAGCATGGGTTGTCGGTTTTCAGTTGCTCCGGAACCACCATGTGGTTGATGTTTTCAATCGCCTCGATGGGTTGACCGGCGGCAATGGCGCCGACCAGCGGCAGTCCGTCTTCATCCGCCATGGCCATCAACGCTTGTTGAGTCAGGCGCACGCCGCGTTGCTTGCGTTCGGGGGGCTCAACCAGGCCGGCGGCGATCAGGCCCTGAATATGTTTGTGTAGCGACCCTCTCGATTTCAATCCCATCGCCAGGCAGAGCTCGTCCAGGGTCGGCGGATGAGGAAATTTGTTTTGATTGGCAAGCAGGAATTCAAAGACTTCCTGCTGTTTTCGGGTGAGAGGGTCAGGGTAACTCATCTTGTTCTCCATTAGTTTTGCTTAATCATAGAGAAAGAACGGAAGGAGAACAAGTTTTTGCCGCCGAATCTTGGCGATGAATTTGTAAATTTTTGAAAATTAAGGGGGAATATGATGGGGGTCTATGCAGGCATTGCGGCGATGCACGATGAAATGCGGCAATGGCGACGTTATTTTCATAGTTTTCCGGAAACCGCTTACGAAGAGGTGCAGACAGCGGCCTTTATCGGAAAAAAGCTGCAGAGTTTCGGTTTGGATGTCGTGCAGGGCCTGGGCATGACCGGCGTTGTTGCGACATTGACGGCAGGTGCGAGTGGCAAAAAGATCGCTCTGCGCGCCGATATGGATGCGCTGTTTATCGAGGAGCGCAATGATTTGTCATATAAATCTTGTCATCCAGGGAAAATGCATGCCTGCGGTCATGACGGGCATAGCGCGATGTTGTTGGGGGCGGCAAAATATTTGGCAGAGCGGCGGCATTTTGACGGAACGGTCTACTTTATTTTTCAGCCGGCCGAAGAGGGGCGAGCCGGGGCGAAGAAAATGCTCGATGACGGCTTGTTCGAACGCTTTCCGGTTCAGGCGGTTTACGGTTTGCATAATTTTCCGGACATCCCCGCCGGGCATTTCGCCGTCAAAAGCGGGGCGATGATGGCGTCTCTCGATTGTTTCGAGATTGCTTACAGAGGCACGGCCACCCATGCGGCGATGCCGCATCTGGGCAATGACGTGATGCTGGGCGCCGCTCAGTTGGTCACGGCTTTACAATCGATCGTCAGTCGTAATATCGACCCGGCCGAAGCGGCCGTGGTCAGCATCACCCAGATTCATGGTGGCAATACCTGGAATGCGATTCCCGAAGAAATCGTATTAAGAGGTACCTATCGCTGCTTCAGCCAGAGCGTACAGGCGCAGGTTCAGGATAAGATTCGCCACATCGCCGAGGCCGCCGCGCGATGTTTTGAGCTGCAAGCCGAAATTCGCTTCAATCCGGAAAATCCTGGCTACCCGGTGACCGTGAACAGCGAGCATGAAACGGCTTGCGCGATCGAGGCGGCCCGCGCCGTCGTCGGGAATCAGGCGCTGAATTTAGAACCGGCAGCGAGCATGGGTTCGGAGGATTTTGCCTTCATGTTGCAGCAAAAGCCGGGTTGTTATATCTGGCTGGGTAATGGTCCCGGCACAGGCGGTTGTTTACTGCATAATCCGCATTACGATTTCAATGACGAAATCTTACCGATCGGCGCCAGCTATTGGGTGAAACTGGTGGAAATGCAGTTGGCGAAAGCGGACTGAGTGTTTCGATTATTTAAACAAGCAGTGTTTGGCGAAATCCGCTGCTTCGTTGGCGGTCCAATCGGCTTTGGGTTTCTCTTTCATGTTCTGGCACCAAGCCTCGCTACCGACTTCTGGAGCGCAGGCGGTTAATAAGGCAAGTAAGGTGGGTAGTAACATCAGTTTGCTTAAGTTCATGGTGGTGACTGCTGACTAGAAAAATCAATGAGTCTATCTAACAGTCGCTGTTGCCGTCAATCGCAGGACTCCCTCATTAAAAAATACCTGAACTAACACAGGGGGTTGGTTAATATGGTTAATATCGCGTCATCCCTCTGGGGCGGGGCCAGCAATTCCCAGTTTGAGCATTTTTGCTGTGTTTAGGGCATGGGATGTGTCTGTCGAGGAGCGCCGTAAACCCATCCCTGGGGGCTTGACGGCAGCATCCTTGCTGCCGACATCCTCGCCAAACACACCCCATGCCCTTTTTGAACTCCAAATTGATGATATGGACTCCTCTGGAGCGGGGCGGGTTATTTAACCCGCCCCCGATATCGGTCTTGGGCCACACAAATTCGCGTAGACAAGGGTGCATTGCATGCACCATTTTTGAATCTCGTTAAGGTCGGTGTTTTCGGTGCATAAAATGCACGTCTGGCGGGAACGTGAAGCGCATCAAAAACCGGTGCGCTTCCTCTCGTCAGCACACCCTACCCGCACCGTAGCATCGTAGGGCGGCTTCGCGAAGCAAGCCGCCAAAAACCGCCACAGGGGCAAAATTGGCCATTGTGCGTATCCAGGCGGATTGCCTGGCGGCGAATCCACCCTGTTGCGATGCCAATGTAGCCTTGCCGTCAATCGGCGTTTGCCTTGCTCCCTGATTCGATGTATTCAAACACCTTAACGACTTGTTTGACGCCGTTTTGCCGGCGGGCAATTTCCGTCGCGACATTACCTTCGTTAGGGTGTAGCAGACCCATTAGAAAAACCACGCCGTTTTCGGTGACGACCTTGACCCGGGTTGCATCAAAACCGGGCAGATTTCTAACCTCGCTCAGCGACGACTTGGTCTTGGCGGTGATCAGGGTGTCAT
Protein-coding sequences here:
- a CDS encoding UPF0182 family protein produces the protein MRIRKLLPALVGATIVIAIVLYVAFYFVFLDLFVDLWWFRSLQYEAYFWLRLLYRFILSGGVTLFFFAVFFFHFWIASRYLGLNPPDAVLLDADKRRRFQSFADVFMSGSSKVYTPLSFFLAVFIAIPFYEQWEKALLFFFGSASGIVEPVFEQDVSFYMLSYPIFMLIQQELLSTAIILFFLVGGLYWLEHIFVPNQSKEYPLGAKIHLTMLLGFIVLFVIWGFLLERYSLLYVDSHEPVFFGPGFVEMRYQLPLIWLSILFFLAMAVAGMVFIFSEKHRIKMPLIICAIGFVCVVGLRKVEFIPQLMTTFIVKPNPVKTEGVFMQHNIDATLDAYDLNNIKTIETTVSLDATKDIEEWSTKKHFENIPVWDREFLTDVYMQLQGIRPYYRFPAVDEDRYFLNNHYQQVNLAAREMNIKKLPAEAQNWENTHLRYTHGYGAVVTPAAQDAGKPIIWYLRDLNMTSDAGFKVKYPDIYYGQEPYHYAIMPNQLTVAGLSSSDPGTGSQYVGSGGVPIPGYFRKILFAFYFKDEKIFFSTNISTRSKMMIRRNLIDRINALTPFLHLDKDPYLVIDKDRFYWIQDAYTTSDKYPVSKPAADDFLDAKLDFNYIRNSVKIVVDAYDGSVDFYISEPDDPIIKGYNLAYPGLFKDLDEMPLELKKHLRYPRDLFYMQMKVYAKYHQITPELFYEQAETWQHATVNKQQVRPYFITMDFGNCNDREEFVMINPMTPINRDNLSMIGIAGTLNREQCGVSYDPGVTIYKFSKDVQVNGPAQVDALIDQDPDVSEQFTLWDQHGSSVQRGRMVILPMGNSILYVQPIYMLSTKTRIPELTRVIVSIGNQVVMDKTLWSAFNRLKKLFIKEVKDAAGSGTTVGD
- a CDS encoding Rsd/AlgQ family anti-sigma factor; this translates as MSAAIKFHPERRQHIQCLITELQQQRQELWSLYCQIGRLKPFDDHAALKPILKQFAEIIVDYVSLGHFGIYDRLLAGCERRARLLTDAQNIYPEFSKTTDAVITFNDRYDQGKRKFTVDKLEADLSKLGESLAYRMEIEDRLCGMLLS
- a CDS encoding glycosyltransferase family 2 protein, coding for MLAVSVVIPTYNRRDRLQRALASVFAQSYAAREVIVVDDGSTDGSGAMVEELFPSVRYHYQANKGVSSARNVGIGLATGDWIAFLDSDDEWLPDKLTTQVARLSEQTDIKVCHTEEIWMRNDKRVNPMRKHRKAGGWIFRNCLPLCAMSPSSIMIQRSVFAAVGGFDESLPACEDYDLWLRITARYPVLFVEQAQIIKYGGHEDQLSRKYWGMDRFRIYALEKIIDEGGLSKDDRVAAMQMLVKKCRIYRQGALKRDKQQEASHYQQLIERFTAA
- a CDS encoding SirB2 family protein; this encodes MLKLIHVFFILASFSSFIGRVALLQFNAELLQRKLFKIAPHIIDTLLLLSGIALVFQGNWLAGEYGWIISKLIVLVLYIAFAIMTMRSSGNKRWLAFAAAVASFILIFVIAITKQGFI
- the lexA gene encoding transcriptional repressor LexA gives rise to the protein MSYPDPLTRKQQEVFEFLLANQNKFPHPPTLDELCLAMGLKSRGSLHKHIQGLIAAGLVEPPERKQRGVRLTQQALMAMADEDGLPLVGAIAAGQPIEAIENINHMVVPEQLKTDNPCYVLQVKGDSMIDAGIFDGDWVVIEQRSHARNGEIVVALIDKNNATLKYIEQYPHETVLIPANKTIKPMRFHPNQVEIQGVLVGQMRSYQHR
- a CDS encoding M20 aminoacylase family protein → MGVYAGIAAMHDEMRQWRRYFHSFPETAYEEVQTAAFIGKKLQSFGLDVVQGLGMTGVVATLTAGASGKKIALRADMDALFIEERNDLSYKSCHPGKMHACGHDGHSAMLLGAAKYLAERRHFDGTVYFIFQPAEEGRAGAKKMLDDGLFERFPVQAVYGLHNFPDIPAGHFAVKSGAMMASLDCFEIAYRGTATHAAMPHLGNDVMLGAAQLVTALQSIVSRNIDPAEAAVVSITQIHGGNTWNAIPEEIVLRGTYRCFSQSVQAQVQDKIRHIAEAAARCFELQAEIRFNPENPGYPVTVNSEHETACAIEAARAVVGNQALNLEPAASMGSEDFAFMLQQKPGCYIWLGNGPGTGGCLLHNPHYDFNDEILPIGASYWVKLVEMQLAKAD
- a CDS encoding DUF3012 domain-containing protein, whose amino-acid sequence is MNLSKLMLLPTLLALLTACAPEVGSEAWCQNMKEKPKADWTANEAADFAKHCLFK